AATCCCAGCGCGAGGGACAGCACATCCCCTTTCGCTTGGGCACGGTAACCCACCCCCACCAGCGCCAGCCTGCGCTCGAAACCCTTGCTCACGCCATGCACCATGTTGGCGAGCAGCGCGCGCATGGTGCCAGACATGGCGTGGGCCGCGTGCCCCTCGGCCACCTGCTCCACCTTGAGCCATTCGCCTTCGCGCACGACTTTGACGGCGGGGTGTTGGCGCTGCTTGAGGGTGCCGAGGGGGCCCTTGACTACGATCTCCTCTGCGCCAAGGGTCACTTCCACCCCGGCTGGAACTTGAATCGGATTTTTTGCCACGCGAGACATGTTCGTTCCCCGTTATGCCACGATACAGAGGACTTCACCGCCCACGCCGGCCGCACGCGCCTGGCGATCGGTCATCACGCCTTTGGGCGTCGAGACGATGCTGATACCGAGGCCGTTCATTACCCGTGGCAAATCTTTGGCGCCACGGTAAA
Above is a genomic segment from Thiobacter sp. AK1 containing:
- the rplF gene encoding 50S ribosomal protein L6, which codes for MSRVAKNPIQVPAGVEVTLGAEEIVVKGPLGTLKQRQHPAVKVVREGEWLKVEQVAEGHAAHAMSGTMRALLANMVHGVSKGFERRLALVGVGYRAQAKGDVLSLALGFSHPVEHKMPLGVKVETPSQTEIILKGADKQVVGQVAAEIRAYRPPEPYKGKGVRYADEVVVLKETKKK